In Lycium ferocissimum isolate CSIRO_LF1 chromosome 11, AGI_CSIRO_Lferr_CH_V1, whole genome shotgun sequence, a single genomic region encodes these proteins:
- the LOC132035912 gene encoding uncharacterized protein LOC132035912 gives MKGVMRFGKKGKLSPRYIGPYRILRKVGLVAYELELPQDLTAVHPVFHVSMLRKCVRDPSLIVPADTITVKDGLTYEEIPVAILDRQVRKLRTKEVASVKVLWRSQKVEEATWEAEEDMKSKYPFLFEQQAENSQGNFL, from the coding sequence atgaaaggtgttatgagatttggcaagaaagggaagctcagtcccagatatattggaccttatagaaTTCTGCGAAAGGTCGGTCTAGTAgcctatgaacttgagttgccacaagatttgACTGCTGTACATcccgtgtttcatgtgtccatgttgaggaagtgtgtaaGAGACCCGTCGTTGATTGTTCCTGCTGATactataacagttaaggatgggttgacttatgaggagatccccgtagccattcttgaccgtcaggttcgcaagttgagaactaaggaagtagcctcagtgaaAGTCCTGTGGAGGAGCCAGAAggttgaggaagctacatgggaagccgaggaggatatgaaatccaagtacccatttttgtttgaacagCAAGCGGAGAACTCTCAAGGTAACTTTCTATAA